One Nerophis ophidion isolate RoL-2023_Sa linkage group LG06, RoL_Noph_v1.0, whole genome shotgun sequence genomic region harbors:
- the sypb gene encoding synaptophysin b has translation MDVVNQLVAQGQFTIIKQPLGFIKILQWIFGIFAFSTCGSYSGMFKMSVECKNRTESDLGIEVEFEYPFRLHQVYFDAPTCKGGYPERLFLVGDYSSSAEFFVTIGVFAFLYSMAALSVYCFVLEKYRENNKGPQIDFVVTAVFAFMWLVSSCAWAKGLSDVKTATDPERVITLITACDERENRCREVYDPKVSGLNTSVAFGFCNLILWIGNLWFVFKETGWMAAFSGTYMPSQEKQPAPDTFAQGGYGQQDPYAGSQGGYQPEYGQQGGYNEDGGYSQGFEQQPTSYSNQM, from the exons ATCTTTGGGATCTTTGCTTTCTCGACCTGCGGCAGTTACTCCGGCATGTTCAAGATGAGCGTGGAGTGTAAAAACCGGACAGAGAGCGACCTTGGCATTGAAGTAGAATTTGAATATCCATTCAG GCTCCATCAGGTTTACTTTGATGCCCCCACTTGTAAGGGAGGGTACCCCGAGCGTCTATTCCTGGTCGGCGACTACTCCTCTTCGGCGGAGTTCTTTGTCACCATCGGTGTCTTTGCCTTCCTCTACTCCATGGCGGCCCTATCTGTGTACTGTTTCGTCCTGGAGAAGTACCGTGAAAACAACAAGGGCCCCCAGATT GACTTTGTAGTGACAGCAGTGTTTGCCTTCATGTGGCTGGTGTCATCGTGTGCGTGGGCCAAAGGTCTGTCAGATGTGAAGACTGCCACTGATCCGGAGAGAGTCATCACTCTCATCACAGCCTGTGACGAGCGAGAAAATCGCTGCCGTGAGGTCTACGACCCCAAAGTCTCGGGCCTCAACACCTCTGTG GCTTTTGGGTTCTGCAACCTGATCCTGTGGATAGGAAACCTGTGGTTCGTCTTTAAGGAGACTGGCTGGATGGCTGCCTTTTCTGGTACATACATGCCATCGCAGGAAAAGCAGCCCGCTCCTGATACCTTTGCCCAGGGTGGCTATGGTCAGCAGGACCCATACGCTGGCTCCCAAGGAGGCTACCAGCCCGAATACGGCCAGCAGGGAGGCTACAATGAGGACGGAGGCTACAGTCAGGGCTTCGAACAGCAGCCCACCTCCTACTCCAATCAAATGTGA